The nucleotide sequence GCGAGGATCATTGCTCGCCGGCTTGCCGGCCGGCGCGGGAACCTTGGGAACCCACCAGCCGCGGGCGGCGAACGACCAGCGGCCATATTGAAAGTAGGCCCATTCGGAAAACGATCCCTCGCCGGGCGGCGACTCCGGAGCATCGCTTTCGTGTTGAATGCCGCGGTAGGTCTCGGCGACGTGGGCAAATTCGGCCTCGTCGTCCGGCAACAGCGACGTTTTGCCGCGGCCTTGGTCGCCGCCGGGGCGCCAAGGATGCATCAGGTTATCTTCCGGCGAGAAACAGAACACGATCGCAATGTTCGGATGATCGAAGGCGAAATCCGCGACCGCGCGGGTCTCGATTTCCGAAACGGCATTCGGTCCGGCGCCGCGCTTGAAATATGGGTAGCGGAACGGAAAGTTGTGATTGAAGGCGACACCCTCGCCCCAGCCTTCGACCGGCGCGGCATCATCGTCGTGCCGCCCTTCCGGATAAAGTTCATACCGGCCGTGCTCGGGCTGGTCGTGATTCACGCGGATCAAGACGCGTGGATCGGCCGGATGCGGGATCCAATGCCCGGCCGGATCGGCGACGCGCATCATCGTGATCATGCCATCGGAATTGAGATCGGCGGCCGGGTCGGCGGCGTCGGGATCGCGCGGATCGCGCGTGTTGCGAAGATTTCCTTCCCGCTCGCGCCGCGGCAACTGGAAAAACGCTTCGCTGGCGTCGGGGCTGGGGCGCGGGATGATGTAGAACGCGAACCGCTCGAGCAGCGATTTCACGGCCGCATCTTTGCCCGCGCGGTCCAATAA is from Pirellulales bacterium and encodes:
- a CDS encoding M14 family metallopeptidase; this encodes AAEHAAIAGYADYDEFARQVAALAKPGSCEVSALATTLGGRKIFLLSITAGPIPAADKPAILIVGNVHAPQLMGSELAMRMARQLLDRAGKDAAVKSLLERFAFYIIPRPSPDASEAFFQLPRREREGNLRNTRDPRDPDAADPAADLNSDGMITMMRVADPAGHWIPHPADPRVLIRVNHDQPEHGRYELYPEGRHDDDAAPVEGWGEGVAFNHNFPFRYPYFKRGAGPNAVSEIETRAVADFAFDHPNIAIVFCFSPEDNLMHPWRPGGDQGRGKTSLLPDDEAEFAHVAETYRGIQHESDAPESPPGEGSFSEWAYFQYGRWSFAARGWWVPKVPAPAGKPASNDPRGADELNALNWLAREKIDGFIPWTPIHHPDFPGQVVEIGGFKPFVLLNPPAKQLDPLAERHTDFVLQLARLMPELKISEARAELLGGGIQRVSVAVANLGYLPTASAMGQLSGEVYPLLLRLDAPKGSTYLKGSPRTELERIRGGDQIRCTWLIRPPGGKPAAATVRVSAPAAGSATTTIELK